Proteins found in one Rhodovulum sp. MB263 genomic segment:
- a CDS encoding double zinc ribbon domain-containing protein: MRLIYPPRCVACGEPVERDHALCARCWGELDFVTGLVCDACGLPLPGEEAEEPVWCDDCLSAPRPWARGRAALLYRGRARGLVLAFKHGDRTDLARAAAGWMLRAGRPILVPGMLVAPVPLHRWRLLRRRYNQSALLSQGVAEGAGAEHCPDLLVRLRATRPQEGMTAEARAANQAGAIAVGPRHRGRLHGRTVLLIDDVMTSGATLGAAAAACLASGAAEVRVLVLARVAKAD, encoded by the coding sequence ATGCGACTCATCTACCCGCCGCGCTGTGTGGCCTGCGGCGAGCCGGTCGAGCGCGACCACGCGCTTTGCGCCCGCTGCTGGGGCGAGCTCGACTTCGTGACCGGGCTGGTCTGCGACGCCTGCGGGCTGCCTTTGCCCGGCGAGGAGGCGGAGGAGCCGGTCTGGTGCGATGACTGCCTGTCCGCGCCCCGGCCCTGGGCGCGGGGGCGGGCGGCATTGTTGTATCGCGGCCGGGCGCGCGGGCTGGTGCTGGCCTTCAAGCATGGCGACCGGACCGATCTGGCGCGGGCGGCGGCGGGCTGGATGCTGCGCGCCGGGCGGCCGATCCTCGTTCCGGGGATGCTGGTCGCGCCGGTGCCGCTGCATCGCTGGCGGCTTCTGCGGCGGCGCTACAACCAGTCGGCGCTGCTGTCGCAAGGCGTGGCCGAGGGCGCCGGGGCCGAGCATTGCCCCGACCTGCTGGTCCGGCTGCGGGCCACCCGCCCTCAGGAAGGCATGACAGCCGAGGCCCGTGCCGCCAATCAGGCCGGAGCGATCGCGGTCGGGCCGCGCCATCGCGGCAGGCTTCATGGCCGGACGGTGTTGCTGATCGACGACGTGATGACCTCGGGCGCGACGCTTGGTGCCGCGGCCGCGGCCTGTCTGGCCTCCGGCGCCGCCGAGGTGCGGGTGCTGGTTCTGGCCCGCGTTGCGAAAGCCGACTGA
- a CDS encoding RNA-binding protein, giving the protein MARAGAGRSADEPQRRCIATGEVTPKAGLIRFVVGPGDAAVPDLLGKLPGRGMWIAADRDALEMAVKKRLFSRAAKRPVAVPEDLLAQVEAGLLRRLVDSLSLARKAGCAVAGYEKVKGWLDSGQASVLIQASDGSERGKTKLRPPREDDGFIGCLTALELGLAFGREHVIHGALAAGGLTERVVEDAAKLSGVRKKDGGGTPGKG; this is encoded by the coding sequence ATGGCCCGAGCAGGTGCAGGCAGATCGGCCGACGAGCCGCAGAGGCGGTGCATCGCCACGGGTGAGGTGACGCCGAAGGCAGGGCTGATCCGGTTCGTGGTCGGTCCCGGCGATGCGGCGGTGCCCGATTTGCTGGGCAAGCTGCCGGGCCGCGGCATGTGGATCGCGGCCGACCGCGACGCGTTGGAGATGGCGGTGAAGAAGCGCCTGTTCTCGCGTGCGGCAAAACGGCCGGTGGCGGTGCCCGAGGACCTGCTGGCGCAGGTCGAGGCGGGGCTGTTGCGCCGGCTGGTCGACAGCCTGTCACTGGCCCGCAAGGCGGGCTGCGCGGTGGCGGGCTACGAGAAGGTGAAAGGCTGGCTGGACAGCGGGCAGGCGTCGGTCCTGATCCAGGCCAGCGACGGGTCGGAACGGGGCAAGACCAAGCTTCGGCCGCCCCGCGAAGACGATGGATTCATCGGCTGTCTGACGGCCCTGGAATTGGGTTTGGCTTTCGGCCGGGAACATGTGATACATGGCGCGCTTGCGGCTGGCGGACTCACCGAACGTGTAGTAGAGGATGCCGCCAAGCTTTCGGGCGTGCGCAAGAAGGACGGGGGAGGGACCCCCGGAAAGGGTTGA
- a CDS encoding class I SAM-dependent methyltransferase produces MHVNARFWDRLAPRYARMTVRDPDAYEKKLAMTRAFLGPDAQVFEFGCGTGTTALRHAPHAGHVTAIDCAPTMIGIARQKAAEAGIGNVEFRVGDLSDMPDSPAAFDMVMAHNVLHLLPDRAGALARVRRMLKPGGVFVSSTACAAGAPWLFRGAIRTGHALGLLPLFNPLTADGLRAEIAAAGFGVIEDWRPEGGRVPVLFLIARKPS; encoded by the coding sequence ATGCATGTCAACGCCCGCTTCTGGGACCGGCTGGCGCCCCGCTATGCCCGGATGACGGTTCGCGATCCCGACGCCTATGAGAAGAAGCTTGCGATGACGCGGGCCTTTCTTGGGCCGGATGCGCAGGTCTTCGAATTCGGCTGCGGCACCGGCACGACGGCCCTGCGGCACGCGCCCCATGCGGGCCATGTCACCGCCATCGACTGTGCCCCGACGATGATCGGGATCGCGCGGCAGAAGGCGGCCGAGGCGGGTATCGGCAATGTCGAGTTCCGGGTCGGCGATCTGTCGGACATGCCCGACAGCCCTGCCGCCTTCGACATGGTGATGGCGCATAACGTGCTGCATCTTCTGCCCGACCGGGCGGGCGCGCTGGCCCGGGTCCGGCGGATGCTGAAGCCGGGCGGCGTGTTCGTGTCCTCCACCGCCTGCGCGGCCGGGGCGCCGTGGCTGTTTCGCGGGGCGATCCGGACCGGACATGCGCTTGGGCTTCTGCCGCTCTTCAACCCGCTGACGGCCGACGGGCTCCGGGCCGAGATCGCGGCGGCGGGCTTCGGGGTCATCGAGGACTGGCGCCCCGAGGGCGGCCGGGTGCCGGTATTGTTCCTGATTGCGCGCAAGCCGTCCTGA
- the nusA gene encoding transcription termination factor NusA, giving the protein MAITSANQLELLQTAEAVAREKMIDPDLVVQAMEESLARAAKSRYGSEMDIRVSIDRKTGRATFTRVRTVVEDEALENYQAELTVKQAKQYLTDPQIGDTVVDEVPPVELGRIAAQSAKQVILQKVREAERDRQYEEFKDRAGTIINGQVKREEYGNVIVDIGRGEGILRRNEKIGRESYRPNDRIRCYIKDVRRETRGPQIFLSRTAPEFMAELFKMEVPEIYDGIIEIKAVARDPGSRAKIAVISYDSSIDPVGACVGMRGSRVQAVVNELQGEKIDIIPWNEDQATFLVNALQPAEVSKVVIDEEAGKIEVVVPDEQLSLAIGRRGQNVRLASQLTALDIDIMTEAEESQRRQAEFEERTRLFMDTLDLDEFFAQLLVSEGFTNLEEVAYVDIDELLVIDGVDEDTAGELQARARDHIEEANRKALEHARELGVEDSLVDFEGLTPQMIGALAEDGVKTLEDFATCADWELAGGWTTVNGERVKDEGILEKFDVSLEEAQTLVMTARVLLGWVDPSELEPEAGPEEEEGGEEEAGA; this is encoded by the coding sequence ATGGCGATTACCTCTGCCAACCAGCTCGAACTGTTGCAGACCGCCGAGGCGGTGGCGCGCGAGAAGATGATCGACCCCGATCTGGTCGTGCAGGCGATGGAAGAGTCGCTCGCCCGGGCCGCCAAGTCGCGCTACGGGTCCGAGATGGACATCCGCGTGTCGATCGACCGCAAGACCGGCCGCGCCACCTTCACCCGGGTCCGCACCGTGGTCGAGGACGAGGCGCTGGAAAACTATCAGGCCGAGCTGACCGTCAAGCAGGCGAAACAATACCTGACAGATCCGCAGATCGGAGACACGGTGGTCGATGAGGTGCCCCCGGTCGAGCTGGGGCGGATCGCCGCGCAATCGGCCAAGCAGGTCATCCTGCAGAAGGTCCGCGAGGCCGAGCGCGACCGCCAGTACGAGGAATTCAAGGACCGCGCCGGCACGATCATCAACGGTCAGGTCAAGCGCGAGGAATACGGCAACGTCATCGTCGATATCGGCCGGGGCGAGGGCATCCTGCGCCGGAACGAGAAGATCGGCCGCGAAAGCTATCGCCCGAACGACCGCATCCGCTGTTATATCAAGGATGTGCGCCGCGAGACCCGCGGCCCGCAGATCTTCCTCAGCCGGACCGCGCCGGAATTCATGGCCGAGCTGTTCAAGATGGAAGTGCCGGAAATCTACGACGGCATCATCGAGATCAAGGCAGTGGCCCGCGATCCGGGCTCGCGCGCGAAGATCGCGGTCATTTCCTATGACAGCTCTATCGACCCGGTGGGGGCCTGCGTCGGCATGCGCGGCTCGCGCGTGCAGGCCGTGGTGAACGAATTGCAGGGTGAGAAGATCGACATCATTCCGTGGAATGAGGATCAGGCGACCTTCCTCGTGAACGCGCTGCAGCCGGCCGAGGTCTCGAAGGTCGTGATCGACGAGGAGGCCGGCAAGATCGAGGTGGTGGTGCCGGACGAGCAGCTGTCGCTCGCGATCGGGCGCCGCGGCCAGAACGTGCGGCTGGCCTCGCAGCTGACCGCGCTCGACATCGACATCATGACCGAGGCCGAGGAAAGCCAGCGCCGCCAGGCCGAGTTCGAGGAACGCACCAGGCTGTTCATGGACACGCTCGATCTCGACGAGTTCTTCGCCCAGCTTCTGGTCTCGGAAGGATTCACCAATCTCGAAGAGGTCGCCTATGTCGACATCGACGAGCTTCTGGTGATCGACGGGGTCGACGAGGATACCGCCGGCGAGCTGCAGGCCCGGGCCCGCGACCATATCGAAGAGGCGAACCGCAAGGCCCTGGAACATGCGCGCGAGCTTGGCGTCGAGGACAGCCTGGTTGACTTCGAGGGCCTGACACCCCAAATGATCGGGGCACTGGCCGAGGATGGCGTGAAGACGCTGGAAGATTTCGCGACCTGTGCCGACTGGGAGCTTGCCGGTGGCTGGACCACGGTCAATGGCGAGCGGGTCAAGGACGAGGGTATTCTCGAAAAATTCGACGTCTCTCTGGAAGAAGCCCAGACCCTCGTGATGACGGCGCGTGTCCTGCTTGGCTGGGTCGATCCCTCCGAGCTCGAGCCGGAAGCCGGGCCCGAGGAAGAAGAGGGCGGCGAGGAGGAGGCCGGGGCCTGA
- the pip gene encoding prolyl aminopeptidase — translation MDKSAGQKRASQHLYPPIDPFDQRMLDVGDGHRIYVEQCGHPQGIPVIVLHGGPGGGCSPAMRRYFDPTEYRIVLFDQRGCGRSRPHACVENNTTWHLIADIEQIRETLGIDRWVLFGGSWGATLALAYAETHPERVAYMALRGVFLMTGAELDWFYGGGAGQFWPDLWARFSAPIPADERSDMIAAYHRRLFSGDLLTETRHARAWSAWENALAAIGHEGPAGEAPADYARAFARLENHYFMNRGFLERDGQLIDDVSRISHVPATIVQGRYDMVCPPVSAFRLAERWDRAELKMVPMAGHALSEPGISAELVRTMRTVQRHAVALGF, via the coding sequence ATGGACAAATCCGCAGGCCAAAAGCGCGCATCGCAGCATCTTTATCCGCCGATCGACCCGTTCGATCAGCGCATGCTGGATGTCGGCGACGGCCACCGGATCTATGTCGAGCAATGCGGGCATCCGCAGGGCATTCCGGTGATCGTGCTGCATGGCGGGCCGGGCGGCGGCTGCAGCCCGGCGATGCGGCGCTATTTCGACCCGACGGAATACCGGATCGTGCTGTTCGACCAGCGCGGCTGCGGCCGGTCGCGGCCCCATGCCTGTGTCGAGAACAACACCACCTGGCATCTGATCGCCGATATCGAGCAGATCCGCGAGACGCTGGGCATCGACCGCTGGGTCCTGTTCGGCGGAAGCTGGGGCGCGACGCTGGCGCTGGCCTATGCCGAAACCCATCCCGAACGGGTCGCCTACATGGCGCTGCGCGGGGTCTTCCTGATGACCGGGGCCGAGCTCGACTGGTTCTATGGCGGCGGTGCCGGGCAGTTCTGGCCCGATCTCTGGGCCCGCTTCTCGGCGCCGATCCCGGCCGACGAGCGGTCCGACATGATCGCGGCCTATCACCGGCGACTGTTTTCCGGGGATCTGCTGACCGAGACCCGCCATGCCCGGGCCTGGTCTGCCTGGGAGAACGCGCTGGCCGCGATCGGGCATGAGGGCCCGGCCGGAGAGGCGCCCGCCGATTACGCCCGCGCCTTCGCCCGGCTTGAGAACCACTATTTCATGAATCGCGGTTTTCTCGAGCGCGACGGTCAGCTCATCGACGATGTGTCGCGGATCTCGCATGTGCCCGCGACCATCGTGCAGGGCCGCTATGACATGGTCTGCCCGCCGGTCTCGGCCTTTCGGCTGGCCGAGCGCTGGGACCGGGCCGAGCTGAAGATGGTTCCGATGGCCGGGCATGCCCTGTCCGAGCCGGGAATCAGTGCCGAGCTGGTGCGCACCATGCGCACCGTCCAGCGTCACGCCGTGGCGCTGGGGTTCTAG
- a CDS encoding carbon-nitrogen hydrolase family protein encodes MRAALIQMTSSDLPEENIGQVRELVREAAAGDARFVLTPEVTNCLSTSRDWQRDVLTEEAADPTLAALRHEAASLGIWLLIGSIGLKTTDGDGRFANRSVLIEPGGGIVARYDKIHMFDVEISETETFRESDGYRPGTRAVVAPTPFGAVGMAICYDLRFAHLFRAMAKAGAEILTVPAAFSPVTGAAHWEPLLRARAIETGCYVLAPAQCGLHPASEGQPRRTHGHSLAVAPWGEVLADGGEAPGIVYVELDREEVARARARVPSIFHDRDFEGP; translated from the coding sequence ATGCGCGCGGCGCTGATCCAGATGACCTCCTCGGACCTGCCGGAGGAGAATATCGGCCAGGTGCGCGAGCTGGTGCGCGAGGCGGCGGCGGGCGATGCCCGCTTCGTCCTGACCCCAGAGGTGACCAACTGCCTCTCGACCAGCCGGGACTGGCAGCGGGACGTGCTGACGGAAGAGGCCGCGGATCCGACCCTGGCGGCGTTGCGGCACGAGGCCGCGTCGCTCGGGATCTGGCTGCTGATCGGCTCGATCGGGTTGAAGACGACGGACGGGGATGGCCGCTTTGCCAACCGCTCGGTCCTGATCGAGCCGGGCGGCGGCATCGTCGCCCGCTATGACAAGATCCACATGTTCGATGTCGAGATCAGCGAGACCGAGACCTTCCGCGAATCCGACGGCTACCGGCCGGGCACGCGCGCGGTCGTGGCGCCGACGCCGTTCGGCGCGGTCGGCATGGCGATCTGCTATGACCTGCGCTTTGCGCATCTGTTCCGGGCGATGGCCAAGGCGGGCGCCGAGATCCTGACCGTGCCCGCCGCCTTCTCGCCGGTGACGGGGGCTGCCCATTGGGAGCCGCTCCTGCGCGCCCGTGCCATCGAGACCGGCTGCTATGTGCTGGCGCCGGCGCAATGCGGGCTGCATCCGGCCTCGGAAGGCCAGCCGCGGCGAACCCATGGCCACAGCCTGGCGGTGGCGCCCTGGGGCGAGGTTCTGGCCGATGGCGGCGAGGCACCGGGCATCGTCTATGTCGAGCTTGACCGCGAGGAGGTCGCCCGGGCGCGGGCGCGGGTGCCCTCGATCTTCCACGACCGGGATTTCGAGGGGCCGTGA
- the ubiG gene encoding bifunctional 2-polyprenyl-6-hydroxyphenol methylase/3-demethylubiquinol 3-O-methyltransferase UbiG: MQAAETTVDPSEVAKFEAMAAEWWDPTGKFKPLHMLNPCRLDYITRQIAAEFDRDLSAEAPFTGLRLLDIGCGGGLLSEPMARLGAEVVGADAAERNIPVARIHAEQSGLEIDYRHTTAEALAEAGEQFDVVLNMEVVEHVADPLAYLTACRTLLKPGGLHLCSTINRNPKAFVMTILGAEYVMRWLPKGTHEYQKFITPDELCGLLEQSGLKLLDRSGFVFNPLTWDWSISSRDLSVNYVTAARKPA, encoded by the coding sequence ATGCAAGCAGCAGAGACAACCGTCGACCCTTCCGAAGTCGCAAAATTCGAGGCCATGGCCGCCGAATGGTGGGACCCGACCGGCAAATTCAAGCCGCTGCACATGCTGAACCCCTGCCGGCTGGACTACATCACGCGCCAGATTGCAGCGGAATTCGACCGCGACCTGAGCGCCGAGGCGCCCTTCACGGGGCTCAGGCTGCTCGATATCGGCTGCGGCGGCGGGCTGCTGTCCGAGCCCATGGCGCGTCTCGGCGCCGAGGTCGTGGGCGCCGATGCTGCCGAGCGCAACATCCCGGTGGCGCGGATCCATGCCGAACAGTCGGGGCTCGAGATCGATTACCGCCACACCACCGCCGAGGCGCTGGCCGAGGCCGGCGAGCAGTTCGACGTGGTCCTGAACATGGAGGTGGTCGAGCATGTGGCCGATCCGCTGGCCTATCTGACCGCCTGCCGCACACTTCTGAAACCGGGCGGGCTGCATCTGTGCTCGACCATCAACCGCAACCCCAAGGCCTTCGTGATGACCATCCTGGGCGCCGAATACGTGATGCGCTGGCTGCCGAAGGGCACCCATGAATACCAGAAGTTCATCACCCCGGACGAGCTGTGCGGCCTGCTGGAGCAGTCCGGGCTGAAACTGCTGGACCGCAGCGGCTTCGTGTTCAATCCGCTGACCTGGGACTGGTCGATCTCGAGCCGCGACCTGTCGGTAAACTACGTTACCGCCGCCCGCAAACCGGCCTGA
- a CDS encoding MarR family winged helix-turn-helix transcriptional regulator, giving the protein MADQLARNRISKALPKGMEISHFSVLNHLARLNEERSPAQLAAAFHVTRGAMTNTLGRLEWAGHVHIRPDWDDARRKMVSISPSGRAAREAAIQAVAPVLAEAVADIGEDRLKAALTVLRMLRQKLEG; this is encoded by the coding sequence ATGGCCGATCAGCTGGCACGGAACCGGATTTCGAAGGCCCTGCCCAAGGGCATGGAGATCAGTCACTTTTCCGTGCTGAACCATCTGGCGCGGCTGAACGAAGAGCGCAGCCCGGCGCAGCTCGCGGCCGCCTTCCATGTCACCCGGGGCGCGATGACCAACACGCTGGGCCGGCTGGAATGGGCGGGGCATGTGCATATCCGGCCCGACTGGGACGATGCGCGGCGCAAGATGGTCTCGATCAGCCCCTCGGGACGTGCGGCGCGCGAGGCCGCGATCCAGGCGGTTGCACCGGTCCTGGCCGAGGCGGTGGCCGATATCGGCGAGGACCGGCTGAAGGCGGCGCTGACGGTCTTGCGTATGCTTCGCCAGAAGCTGGAAGGCTAG
- the rimP gene encoding ribosome maturation factor RimP, translated as MSELIAKTAIDRRLAEILTPAIEGMGFELVRVRLMGGKTKTLQVMAERPDGGIEVDDCAKISTAISALLDVEDPVDEAYTLEVSSPGIDRPLTRLKDFGTWEGYEAKLETAEMIDGRRRFKGVLQGVEDGEVLIEIDGPEGTPVIIGLQYDWLSDAKLVLTEELIREMLKARKDAGLIDESDFDEIETDDGSVPQED; from the coding sequence ATGTCCGAACTCATCGCCAAGACCGCCATCGACCGGCGCCTGGCCGAGATCCTCACCCCTGCCATCGAGGGGATGGGCTTCGAGCTGGTGCGCGTCCGTCTGATGGGCGGCAAGACCAAGACCCTGCAGGTGATGGCCGAACGGCCCGATGGCGGGATCGAGGTCGATGACTGCGCGAAGATCTCGACCGCGATCTCGGCGCTGCTCGATGTCGAGGACCCGGTCGACGAGGCCTATACGCTGGAAGTCTCCTCGCCCGGGATCGACCGGCCGCTGACCCGGCTGAAGGATTTCGGCACCTGGGAAGGCTACGAGGCCAAGCTCGAGACCGCCGAGATGATCGACGGCCGCCGCCGCTTCAAGGGCGTGCTGCAGGGCGTCGAGGATGGCGAGGTTCTGATCGAGATCGACGGCCCGGAAGGCACGCCGGTGATCATCGGGCTGCAATATGACTGGCTTTCGGATGCCAAGCTGGTGCTGACCGAAGAGCTGATTCGCGAGATGCTGAAGGCGCGCAAGGATGCGGGCCTCATCGACGAGAGCGACTTTGACGAGATCGAGACGGACGACGGGTCCGTCCCGCAGGAGGACTGA
- a CDS encoding methyltransferase domain-containing protein, which produces MTRPPDLTDRHALALHRARALKAGPALFLHEAAADEIKERLIEVNRTFTAPAVVTPFAEAWQGHLPGARVVPAEETLDLAPGAHDLVIHALALHWANDPVGQLIQCRRALKPDGLFLGVLFGGNSLQELRRALAEAESATLGGLSPRVLPMAEIRDLGALLQRAGLALPVADCVEMSVTYKTAYHLMRDLRAMGETNALAARHRRAAPRALFAEAARRYAEFHTMPDGRIPATVEMIYLTGWAPAETQPQALKPGSARMRLADALNRTAPATGERNGGGSD; this is translated from the coding sequence ATGACCCGACCGCCCGACCTGACCGACCGCCACGCCCTTGCGCTACACCGCGCCCGGGCCCTGAAGGCGGGGCCCGCCCTGTTCCTGCACGAGGCGGCGGCCGACGAGATCAAGGAGAGGCTGATCGAGGTTAACAGAACCTTTACGGCCCCTGCCGTGGTCACGCCTTTCGCCGAAGCCTGGCAGGGGCACCTGCCCGGGGCACGTGTCGTTCCGGCCGAAGAGACGCTCGATCTGGCCCCCGGCGCGCACGATCTCGTGATCCATGCCCTGGCCCTGCACTGGGCCAATGATCCGGTCGGCCAGCTGATCCAGTGCCGCCGTGCGCTGAAGCCCGACGGGTTGTTCCTCGGAGTTCTGTTCGGCGGCAACAGCCTGCAGGAGCTGCGCAGGGCCCTGGCCGAGGCCGAGTCGGCAACGCTGGGCGGGCTTTCGCCCCGGGTGCTGCCGATGGCCGAGATCCGCGATCTGGGCGCCCTTCTGCAACGCGCGGGCCTTGCCCTTCCCGTGGCGGATTGCGTAGAGATGTCAGTTACTTACAAAACCGCCTATCACCTGATGCGCGATCTTCGCGCGATGGGAGAGACCAATGCCCTGGCCGCGCGCCACCGTCGTGCCGCACCGCGCGCTCTGTTCGCAGAAGCCGCCCGGCGCTATGCGGAATTCCATACCATGCCGGATGGCCGCATCCCCGCGACCGTCGAAATGATCTACCTTACCGGGTGGGCGCCTGCCGAAACCCAACCGCAGGCATTGAAACCCGGCTCGGCGCGCATGCGCCTGGCCGATGCGCTGAACCGGACCGCACCCGCCACCGGCGAGCGCAACGGCGGTGGTTCCGATTGA
- the hemH gene encoding ferrochelatase: MFDSKEGGSSSATSGLTEARPLHGPEDHPPVPPARIGVLLANLGTPDGYDYWSMRRYLNEFLSDKRVIDYSPWIWQPLLQLVVLTKRPFASGENYQSIWNHEADESPLMTITKAQTAKLEAELKAAYGDRVVVDYCMRYGNPSTRAKVRSMLKKGCQKILFFPLYPQYSGTTSATACDSFFKALMDEKWQPDVRTVSTYFDNPHYISALAASVERAYAEAEHEPDILVCSYHGVPQRYLTEGDPYHCHCLKTTRLLKERLGWDDSRITTTFQSRFGPEEWLQPYTVEEVARLAKSGKKRIAVIAPAFSADCIETLEEINEEICESFEEAGGEKFTYIPCLNDDDAHIRALSEIVKVNLRGWAD; encoded by the coding sequence ATGTTCGATTCCAAAGAGGGCGGCTCCAGCTCCGCGACCTCCGGCCTGACAGAGGCCCGGCCCCTGCACGGGCCCGAAGACCACCCGCCGGTTCCCCCCGCGCGGATCGGCGTTCTGCTGGCCAATCTCGGCACCCCGGACGGCTATGATTACTGGTCGATGCGGCGCTACCTGAACGAATTTCTCTCGGACAAGCGGGTGATCGACTATTCGCCCTGGATCTGGCAGCCGCTCCTGCAACTGGTGGTGCTGACCAAGCGTCCCTTCGCCTCGGGCGAGAACTACCAGTCGATCTGGAATCACGAGGCCGACGAAAGCCCGCTGATGACGATCACCAAGGCCCAGACCGCCAAGCTCGAGGCCGAGCTGAAAGCGGCCTATGGCGACCGCGTGGTGGTCGATTACTGCATGCGCTACGGCAATCCCTCGACTCGGGCCAAGGTCCGCTCGATGCTGAAGAAGGGCTGCCAGAAGATCCTGTTCTTCCCGCTTTACCCGCAATATTCCGGCACCACCTCGGCCACAGCCTGCGACAGCTTCTTCAAGGCGCTGATGGACGAGAAATGGCAGCCTGACGTGCGCACCGTCAGCACCTATTTCGACAACCCGCATTACATCTCGGCGCTGGCCGCCTCGGTCGAGCGGGCCTATGCCGAGGCCGAGCACGAACCCGACATCCTGGTCTGTTCCTATCACGGCGTGCCGCAGCGCTATCTGACCGAGGGCGACCCCTATCACTGCCATTGCCTGAAGACGACGCGGCTGCTGAAGGAGCGACTCGGCTGGGATGACAGCCGCATCACCACCACCTTCCAGTCACGCTTCGGCCCCGAGGAATGGCTGCAGCCCTATACCGTTGAGGAAGTGGCGCGGCTGGCAAAATCCGGCAAGAAGCGGATCGCGGTGATCGCGCCTGCCTTCTCGGCCGACTGCATCGAAACGCTTGAAGAGATCAACGAGGAGATCTGCGAGAGCTTCGAAGAGGCGGGCGGCGAGAAATTCACCTATATTCCCTGCCTGAACGATGACGACGCCCATATCCGGGCGCTGAGCGAGATCGTGAAGGTCAATCTGCGCGGCTGGGCCGACTGA
- the grxC gene encoding glutaredoxin 3: protein MQTVEIYTTSSCGYCHAAKRLLDGKGVSYAEIDVTADPGLRQQMMERADGGHTVPQIFIGGTHVGGCDDLYDLDRAGDLDRLLAG from the coding sequence ATGCAAACGGTTGAAATCTACACGACGTCCAGTTGCGGCTACTGCCATGCCGCCAAGCGGCTGCTCGACGGCAAGGGCGTGTCCTATGCCGAAATCGACGTGACCGCCGATCCGGGCCTGCGCCAGCAGATGATGGAGCGGGCCGATGGCGGCCATACCGTGCCGCAGATCTTCATCGGCGGGACCCATGTCGGCGGCTGCGACGATCTTTATGACCTTGACCGGGCGGGAGACCTCGACCGCCTGCTGGCGGGATAG